From a region of the Lactuca sativa cultivar Salinas chromosome 4, Lsat_Salinas_v11, whole genome shotgun sequence genome:
- the LOC111919803 gene encoding pentatricopeptide repeat-containing protein At4g21170 → MQKSKLLIKALSNNKANSSQNWRSQINQSHFVSQISSILLQRHNWPSLLQTLNLKSKLTPSLFLQILNTTKTQPQISLDFFKWAIKNAAFQPDLTVQCRMTHLLIGSGLVNPSKPILNSLLENNPPAQIVQSLIKSCAKDVKFCSSESLVVFDCVLGWYCEKGLCFQALEVFNLTRDLTSDASEVFPIRSYNTLLNALQENNEVKLGLCFYAVVIRHGVLIDGFTWRILAKIFGKQGKIEAMLRIINMGMHDPLIYDLVIECGSEMGMFKVALHMFDEMSKRNLNPGFNTCVSILNGACKYKNEEVIKFTMDSMVEKGYISKPLINHDSLIQNLCNMRKTYAADMFFKISCDLQNSLQNKTYGCILQALSMEARVKDAIETHQVIENRGIQVNPVFYNEFINILCNEYPSKAINTLLIDMISKGYKPSSLALSNYIISQCKKRKWKEAEELANLAFQESIFLEALCCGFLVKHYCKRTQIDLAINMYDQMEENGLTLDSTTYNLLLNGLVEVFRVKDAERIFNYMRIKNLVTSESFVIMINGYCRGNEMRKGMILHDEMLQIGLKPSAKLYKQLICNFR, encoded by the coding sequence ATGCAGAAAAGCAAGCTCTTGATCAAAGCACTCTCCAATAACAAAGCAAATTCGTCTCAAAATTGGAGATCCCAAATTAATCAATCTCATTTTGTCTCTCAAATCTCATCAATTCTTTTACAAAGACACAATTGGCCTTCACTTctccaaaccctaaatctcaaatCCAAATTGACCCCATCTCTCTTCCTCCAAATCCTCAACACAACAAAAACCCAACCTCAAATCTCACTAGATTTCTTCAAATGGGCAATCAAGAACGCTGCTTTTCAACCAGACCTCACTGTTCAATGCAGAATGACCCATCTCTTAATCGGTTCTGGTTTGGTTAATCCTTCAAAGCCCATCTTAAATTCACTACTTGAAAACAACCCACCTGCTCAAATTGTTCAATCTCTGATCAAGTCATGTGCTAAAGATGTGAAATTTTGTAGTTCAGAATCTTTAGTAGTATTCGATTGTGTTCTTGGTTGGTATTGTGAAAAGGGTTTGTGTTTCCAAGCTTTGGAGGTTTTTAATCTGACTAGAGATCTTACTTCAGATGCTAGTGAAGTGTTTCCGATTCGTTCATATAATACATTGCTTAATGCGTTACAAGAGAACAATGAGGTTAAGCTGGGATTGTGTTTTTATGCTGTTGTGATTAGACACGGGGTTTTAATCGATGGGTTTACATGGCGTATACTTGCTAAGATATTTGGGAAACAAGGCAAGATTGAAGCAATGCTTAGAATCATCAATATGGGTATGCATGATCCCTTAATATACGATTTAGTGATCGAATGTGGCAGTGAAATGGGAATGTTTAAAGTCGCACTCCACATGTTCGATGAAATGTCCAAGAGAAATCTCAATCCTGGGTTCAACACTTGTGTTTCAATTCTCAATGGTGCATGTAAATATAAGAACGAAGAAGTAATCAAATTCACAATGGACTCCATGGTAGAAAAAGGGTACATTTCAAAACCTTTAATCAATCATGATTCACTGATTCAAAACCTTTGCAACATGAGAAAGACTTATGCAGCTGacatgttcttcaagatatcatgtgaTCTGCAAAACTCATTACAAAACAAGACTTATGGTTGCATTCTACAAGCCTTGTCCATGGAAGCTCGTGTGAAAGATGCAATAGAAACTCATCAAGTTATTGAAAATAGAGGAATTCAAGTAAACCCCGTTTTCTATAACGAATTTATTAACATTCTTTGCAACGAATATCCATCAAAAGCAATTAACACCTTACTTATAGATATGATCTCAAAAGGGTATAAACCATCCTCATTGGCATTATCAAACTACATAATCTCTCAATGCAAGAAACGAAAATGGAAAGAAGCAGAAGAACTTGcgaatttggcctttcaagaaTCCATCTTTCTTGAAGCTTTGTGTTGTGGTTTTTTAGTTAAGCATTATTGCAAGAGGACGCAAATCGATTTGGCCATTAATATGTATGATCAAATGGAGGAAAACGGGTTAACTTTGGATTCAACAACTTATAATTTACTTCTAAATGGACTTgtggaggtgtttagggttaaagATGCGGAAAGAATCTTTAATTACATGAGAATTAAGAATTTGGTTACTAGTGAAAGTTTCGTGATCATGATTAATGGGTATTGTCGTGGAAACGAGATGAGAAAAGGCATGATTTTGCATGATGAAATGTTGCAGATTGGACTTAAACCTAGCGCAAAATTATATAAACAATTGATTTGTAATTTTAGGTAG